The DNA sequence CTCAGATCACACCGGACAACAGAATCATTATGAATCTGTTCATCACACAAGATTCTCTTGGTGAAGAAGTTGCCCTGCTGGGAAGCAGTGTACCGACTATTGATCTGACCCGTATTCAGACCCAGGCCCTGGTTGGTAATGGCCAAACCATGGTTCTTGGCGGTATCTTCCAGGTGCAGGAGCTGGAGCGTACTGAAAAAGTACCTCTGCTGGGCGATATTCCGTTTGTTGGACGACTGTTCCGTAACGATGTGGAAAACTACCAAAAACGCGAAATTCTGATCTTCATTACACCGAAGATCATCACGGATCAGCTGCTCGATACCAATTAATCAGCAGTCAGATCCCTCAAAAGGCCGGTGAATTATTTCACCGGCCTTTTTCTTTGCTTGCGAAGCTTGCAGCCCGCTGTTACTTTTCCCGACTGAAAGAGATGTGTAATAGCGAAATGAAATACTCGAAAAATATTTACCTGATAGGGCCGATGGGCACTGGCAAGACCACAATTGGCAAAAAACTGGCTGAATACCTGGATCTTCCTTTTCTCGATCTTGACCACGAGATTGAAGATCGCTCTGGGGCTGAAGTTGCATGGATCTTTGAAAAAGAGGGCGAAGTCGGATTTCGTCAGAGAGAAACTGCAATGTTGGACGAGATAACCCAAAAGCAGGGTGTTGTTCTCGCTACTGGCGGGGGTGCTGTTCTGGCACCAGAAAATAGACAAATGTTAAAGGGCCGGGGGTTGGTTGTTTACCTGAGTTCAACCTTGGAACAGTTGGTTGAGAGAACCCGCCGCGACAAAAAAAGGCCGCTTCTTCAGGTGGATAACCCAGGTGAGGTGTTGAGAGCGATGTTGATGGCTCGAGATCCCCTCTATCGAGAAGTGGCTGACATCATTGTGAGTGCCCGCAGTAATCGACCGGAAAAAGCAGCTAAAGACCTGGCGGAGCAGTTAGAGCCATATCTAGCCTGAGTTAGGGCCTGTCGACACTAATTGACTATTTGCTGCTGAAGGTCATTTTTTGGGCCAGCAAGGCAGAAGGAGTGCAGTGTAGTTATTCTACATAAGCGACTGATAACGCTGCTGGCCGAAAAAATGGCCACAGCCCTACGGGTTGAGGCTAAAAAAATGCCACTCTGCGTTATTCGTAGTTTATTTGGAATGACCAAACTGCTCTCCTCATGCCTTGATTGGCGCTTTTTTAGTCTCAACAGCAAGTAATCAATTAGTGTCGACAGGCCCTAGTCGGGATCAAGTGTGATTTAGCCCTTCATGGACCTCTGGTGTGGTAAAGTTGCGCTTTTGTTGAATCGACCTTATACCTCCAGAGTTTGTCATGCATACCTTAAACGTTGAACTTGGTGATCGCAGTTACCCGATCCAGATCGGACGCGGCTTGTTATCCAGTAAGGAAAGCTATGCTCCATTTGTACGTGGTAACAGGGTTTGTATAGTCAGCAATGAGACCGTTGCTCCGCTATACCTTTCCCAAGTAAAGGCTGCATTGACGGATTATCAGGTTGATGAGGTTATTTTGCCGGATGGCGAGCAATTCAAAAACCTGGATACGTTAAATCGTATCTTTACCGAGCTGCTGGAAAAGAAACACAACCGCCAAACTACTCTGATAGCACTTGGTGGTGGTGTAGTCGGTGACATGACTGGGTTTGCCGCTGCCTGCTATCAGCGCGGTGTGGATTTTATCCAGGTGCCTACTACTCTTCTGGCGCAAGTTGATTCGTCAGTGGGGGGGAAGACAGCCGTCAATCACCCGATCGGCAAAAATATGATTGGTGCCTTTTACCAGCCCAAGGCCGTAATTGCCGATACCGATACATTGGGAACGTTACCTGAACGCGAGTTGCGTGCCGGTTTGGCGGAAGTCATCAAATATGGGTTGATACATGATGGCCCGTTCTTTGACTGGCTGGAAGCGAATATCGAATCCCTGTTAGAAAGGCAGCCTGAGCAACTGGCAGAGGCTATTGCACGCTGCTGTGAGAACAAGGCTCGAATTGTGGCTTTGGATGAGCGTGAGTCGGGAATTCGTGCCCTTCTCAATTTGGGCCACACATTTGGTCATGCAATAGAGGCAGCGCAACAGTACAAAGAGTGGCTACACGGTGAAGCGGTAGCTGCGGGTATGGTGATGGCTGCCGATTTGTCTGTGAGGCTTCAACAGCTGTCTTCGGACGCCTTTAAGAGAATACACACACTTCTGGCACGTTGTTCTCTTCCTGTTGCGGCGCCCAAGGCTATTTCCCCGGAGCTAATGCTCGAATTGATGTCGGTAGATAAAAAGGCCTCGGACGAAGGGCTCAAGCTGGTATTGTTGCGTAGTATTGGCTCTGCTGAAGTGACTGCAAAATACCCCGCCGAATTATTGCGTGAAACCCTGAATGCGGTTCGCGCCTGATTTTGAATCTGGACGAAATATGACTGAATTGAAAAATGATCGTTTCCTGCGCGCACTTTTGCGTGAGCCTGTAGATGTCACGCCGGTGTGGATGATGCGCCAAGCGGGTCGATATCTACCTGAATACCGCGCCACTCGCAGTCGCGCAGGCGATTTTATGTCGCTGTGCCAGTCTCCTGAGCTGGCGTGCGAAGTGACCCTGCAGCCACTGGAGCGTTACCCTCTGGACG is a window from the Porticoccaceae bacterium LTM1 genome containing:
- the aroB gene encoding 3-dehydroquinate synthase, with product MHTLNVELGDRSYPIQIGRGLLSSKESYAPFVRGNRVCIVSNETVAPLYLSQVKAALTDYQVDEVILPDGEQFKNLDTLNRIFTELLEKKHNRQTTLIALGGGVVGDMTGFAAACYQRGVDFIQVPTTLLAQVDSSVGGKTAVNHPIGKNMIGAFYQPKAVIADTDTLGTLPERELRAGLAEVIKYGLIHDGPFFDWLEANIESLLERQPEQLAEAIARCCENKARIVALDERESGIRALLNLGHTFGHAIEAAQQYKEWLHGEAVAAGMVMAADLSVRLQQLSSDAFKRIHTLLARCSLPVAAPKAISPELMLELMSVDKKASDEGLKLVLLRSIGSAEVTAKYPAELLRETLNAVRA
- the aroK gene encoding shikimate kinase AroK, encoding MKYSKNIYLIGPMGTGKTTIGKKLAEYLDLPFLDLDHEIEDRSGAEVAWIFEKEGEVGFRQRETAMLDEITQKQGVVLATGGGAVLAPENRQMLKGRGLVVYLSSTLEQLVERTRRDKKRPLLQVDNPGEVLRAMLMARDPLYREVADIIVSARSNRPEKAAKDLAEQLEPYLA